The genome window CTATGTAAAATATTCAAGATAAATTTAATAATGAAATGGGGGTTTCCAAGAGAAAAAAAGGGCATATGGTCAAATATTGGACCACATAAAGCTGTTCAGACTCTGCTAATAAATCATTACTAACCAAAACAATCATCTTCAATTGGAATAACACTGTCGAGATAATCTAAATTATGCATTCCTCTTGATGTTTATAGCACTAGGCAGAGGAGATTACTTCTTTTAAGATCTTGAAAGGGAGGTTGGAGATCAAAATCCAACAGTCAGCATCCAAACCTCATTTCTGGAATTCTATTTGttgcttcaacagtggcatcaagATGTGATGAATATTCTAATCCAAGGATAGCTTATAGACAATGGCTCTGTAAATTTGGGTAGAAGAGGATAAGGCTTTCATTAATGGCCTTCAATGTCAGCAGTTCTATCTCAGACGAATTTCCAATCATTCAGAGGACATGTGACTTCCACTGGAGGCATATTTGTCCCCGTTTTGACCAAAATATCAAACACCTTGAAGAGAAGATATTCACAAAGTATCCACATGAACATGAAAAGTACATCAAATTGACAAGTTTGAGAAGTTTAATGTCTGAGAATTTGAAAGGATTGCCCTTGTCCAATATTGGAAGTGATActcaaggtgaacataagtctgGATAACAAGACTCAAAGGAGTCTTTTGTCGCGAATACAAGAAAACTCTAGCTTTCATTCCCTGTCTTTATCAAAATTTCACTCGTCCAAGTTCCAACCCTCCCCTTTCCCTGCACAACAAAGAAATTAAAGAGACAAAGTCAGGCTCCTAATTTCCCCATACTTTCTAGGTCTCGACGAAAAAGTTCCTATTTATCACTATCTCTATATATACGTGTATAAGTCTGCTAGCATATGAAATACATAGACAGACTCTATAGCAAGAAGCAAACAATCGAATGAAGGAGTTCAAAGTCATTATAACTGTCCCACCTCTTTCCCGGTGCCCAGAGCCAAAACCCACTGGCTGGCACAGGAATGGGAGAGCGCTAGAGAGGATTAATGGGAAATGGTCAATCTTGCTAGGAATGGGCAGGAGGAGCCACAACCAATCTCCTCATCAGTTTAATCTTCTTTCCTCTTTCCATTCTATTCATGTATTGTCAATTTATAAATTCCTACAGTATTAAGAAGAGGAAAGCAGTCTTTTGACAGGACATGCACATGATCTTGCAGGCAGGCAAGTCTAGCTTTTCAAGAGGAGATTCTGATTCAACAATGATAAATGCTAAAATGGATCCATCCAGTAATGGTTTCTCAATGCCTTAAGTAAGAAATCTTATGCAATATGCTGCTACAACATACCTAGTTAAGATAGTCTGGGGAGGATTCATAGCACAAATTCAGATATTATACTTCTATTCAGGAAAAAGCATCATTAATGGATAGATTTCAAATACCAAGGATATTTGATGCCAGCACAAGAAAGTTGCATCAATGTCTTTGACATTATTAGAGTTAGGTCCTCTTGCCGCACTTGTGCCATCTTCTTTATGATTTAGGAGCTAGGATGTTTCAAGAAGAATCTTTTTATTGGAACTAAAGcaccaaacaacattaaaataaCAACGTTCAAACCTACGCTTTTCTTTTAAAAGGAACTCTTTGAATAAATATACAAGATTATATCTACAACCTAACTAAACTGAGAGAAGTAACAAACTTTGAAACCCATATTTTTGCATATTGAGTTCGTTGAATAAATATGCAAGATTATTTGatcactggggtttgaagtaccgctacaccagtgaggTTATCCGTTCTAtcatgggaggaaataatcctaaacctcgggtactagaaggggattaagttccttaaggaaacactgtgaattcagtgggctcggattcATTTTCTGTTCTTCTACATTTCTAAGTTTTTCCATTGCTACTGGTTTTGAATATATTTTCGAATACAGATTTATAACAGTCACGAGTTAGGacgaacccagtaacttttacttaaatcttgtatttgtattagaaaattaaatatataaaaatatttaattgtgaACCCAATAACTACAATGAGCTAGGGTTCGGTGATAAGATTAGAACCCGTAACCTTCAACTCCTAGCTCCGCTTCTGCTTCCGCCATAATAGCACCCCTTTCTCTTCCACATGAAGCCATGAAAATCGGCCAAAAACTCCAGTGAAACAGCCACAAAAATCACGTTGAATACATGGTACATCATGCAGCCTGGTATATGAAACATCATGCGTTCATGTAGGGTCCGGGAAAGGTGTTGGGAAAATTAACccccacagaaataatattcacggtatacGACTATAATAAATGTGGATTACTAAAATACTGAAACCAACGgtaataataagagaaacaaggacaccgagatttttacgtgaaaaacccttcTGAATAAGGGAAAAATCACAGCCCAAGAGGAGCAACTGATTTTACTATAGCGAGGATTTTACTATTTGTGGTACCGAGTAAAATATTCCAAGACCActaaacactcaaaagaaataaccctcttttgattttTTCACCTCACTACAATACCGCTCAAATTCTCTATATTTTTGCTCACAGAGTATTTTGCTTCCTACTCTGTAAATCACTCTCTTTCTCTTTGTTTTGGCGTGATTACAAATGAAGGTAGAGACACTTATTTATAGTTGAAGAATGCCCATATTGATGTATGCAATGACATCAATATTCACTTAAAAAGCTAATTGCCCAAATTGAATTTCTAACTTGGTTGGCTTAACAAAACCAAAAGGAAGTTTCATCTTCTTTCACATGGACCATGGGATGGACCCAATAAATCTCCCCCTCCAGTCCCATGCACATGAAGGAGGTAACACCGGAGtttctagtttgagtgcatgccggcaagttctttgcatagctcgaacttgtctcttggtaccacatTGGTCAGCATATCCAAAGGTTTCTCACCTGTATAGATCTTCTTGCCCTGTATAGATCCATCATCTATCCTTTCTCGAATCTAGTGATATCTCACGTCGATATGCTTCGTTCTTGCATGATACATGGTGTTTTTGCTcaggtctattgcactttgactgtcacaatagacgacatactcctttTGATGTAATCCAAGCTCTCGAAGGAACCGTTTCAGCTAAACCATCTCCTTTCCAGTTTTAGTAGCGGCAATATACTCTGtttcagttgtagagagtgcaACACACTTCTGCAACTTCGATTGTCATGATATAGCTCCTCCTGAAAAAGTGAACAGGTATCCTATAGTAGATTTACGATTATCAAGAtcacctgccatatcagcatTTGTGTAGCCCTTCAAGACTGGATCTGATCTCCCAAAACACAAGCATTCATTTGAGGTTCCTTTTAGATACCTAAGTATCCACTTCACAGCTTCCCAATGTTCTTTTCCAGGATTATCAAGAAACCTGCTAACAGTAGTGACaacatgagcaatatcaggtctggtaCATACCATTGCATATATCAGGCTCCCGACGACAGATGAATATGGAACTTTAGCCATACTTTCTTTATCTTCCTTTGTTGTAGGACACATTGTCTTGCTCAACTTCATATGAACAGCAAGAGGCCTGCTAACTGGTTTAGCACTCATCATATAAAAGCGTTTAAGTATATGTTCAACATACTTATGTTGTGACATCAACAACTTACTATTTGTCCTATCTCGGACAATCTTCATTCCTAGAATTTGTCGTGCTGGACCCAAGTATTTCatgtcaaatgacttggacaaatcttccTTCAACTTGGCAATCAACTTCTTGTTTTGTCCTAcaatcaacatatcatccacatatagcaACAAGATGATAAAGTTATTGTTAGAGAATTTCTTATACTACACACATGGATTTGAAAAAGTCTTTGTGTACGTTTGACttctcatgaatgagtcaaacttttTGTACCACTGCATAGGCGCTTGTTTCAGCCCGTAAAGGCTCTTTTTCAACTTGCAGACCATGTGTTTCTTCGCCTTTACTTCAAAACCTTCTGGCTGCTCTATATAGATCTCTTCTTCCAAATCTCCATGTagaaatgcagttttcacgtccaactgctccacttcaagatctacgCTAGTTGCcaagctcaagattgttcgaatagaagtcattttgacaacaggtgagaaaatttcatcaaaagcaatacctttcttctgttcAAAACCTTTTACCATCAATCGAGCTTTGTGTCTGACCAGCTTGCCGTTTCTATCTTTCTTGAGCTTAAAGACTCACTTGCACTTGAGCGGTCTTTTGccttttggaagttcaaccagttTGTACGTATCATTCTTCTGTAAAGAAttcatctcttcttgcatggATTCCATCCACTGGATTTGTTCTGGATGAGATAGCACCTCCTTGAAATTCTCTGGCTCCCCTCGTAGTGACGAGGATATACTCTGAAGAAAGATAGCTTATGGACTCTACCTTCTCTCTTTCAGATCTTCTCAAAGGTTGTTGTCCTTCTTATTGTTGTTGCTCTCCTTCTTCCTTGGACTCGGGTACTTCCCCTGCTCAGCAACCTCTTCATCTACACCTTCCGTGTGCCATTCTTCATCTGTGGAAGGATTACGTACAAGTACAGTAGGAGTAGTAACAAAGTTAGTAAATGTACCATTATTATTTTTGGTCTTTGTTGATTGATCACTATCAATCCCGACCACATCTTCTCTGAAGATcacatctctgcttctgatgatCTTTTTCCTTTCTGGGTCCCACAATCTGTAGTTGAACTCTTCTTCTCTATAACCGATGAAGATGCAGGGAATAACTTTGTCATCAAGCTTCGTTCTCTGCTACTTCGGCACATGTGCAAAAGCTTTACATCCAAACACTTTTAGATGGGAGTAGGACACCTCTTTGTTGGTCCAGACTTTTTCTGGAATGTCAAACTCCAATGGAACTGATGGACTTCTGTTAATCAAGTATCAAGCTGTGCGATCTGCTTCACCCCAAAATGACTTAGGTAGTTTTGCCATTTTGAGCATACTTCTCACTTTTTCGACAATGGTGCGATTTATCCTTTCAGctacaccattgtgttgtggggttccaggaactgtcttctCATATCTGATTCCATGGCTTGAGCAGTAGTATTCAAACTCCTTTGAAGTATACTCTCTTCCATTGTCTCTCTTGAGACGCTTTAATTTTTTAcctgtctccctttccaccagagCATGGAATTTTTGAAATACTTGAAATACCTGGTCTTTGGTTCTCAAAAAATAAACCCacaattttcgtgaagcatcatcaataaatgtgAGAAAATATTTGTTAATTCACATTGATTCTACATacattggaccacaaacatcagaatatactaaatcaagtatattcgATTTTCTTTCATGAGTTGCTTGAAACGATACCCTGTGTTGTTTTCCAAATAAACAATAATCACAAGAATTCACAGTTGTACCTTTTGCAAATGAGATGAGTGACTTTTTGGATAGGATCTGCAGtcccttctcactcatatggCCCAATCTCCGGTGCCATAAATTTGCAGGCGTATCATCTACAACCGCATGTAATCCATCACGGTTGTTTTGTACAATGTGTAAGGAGCAACTCCTTtagcaatcaccaatgatcccttggtgagtctccactttctATTGGCGAAGTGATTCTCGTACCCGTCTCGATCTAGAGCGATCTCTGAAATCAAATTCATTCGTAGATTTGGTACGTGTATCACATCTTTTAAAActaatgtgcatccgacatttgtcttgatacaaatgtcgcCAATCCTCACAATCTTTGAGTGACTGGCATTTCCCATCTTGACCATTCCAAAGTCTCCTGCTTTGTACCTACAGAAGAATTCTCTTACAGGTGTGGCATGATAGGATGCTgatgtatcaaccacccattctgaCTCTTGGCTTgctaagtgcatgcattcctcctCCTCGTGAATGAAGAGAACCACCGAATCATCATTGTCCACTGCAACAGCTATGTTGTCATTATTCTTCTGGCCACTGCTCTCGCCTCGACCTTTCTtagggcaatctcttttgaagtgaccggGTTGACCGTAACTGTAGCAATTTCTACCCTTTGACCGGTTCTTGGACTTTTCACGAGCTTTGGATTTATCACGGCTACTCGATGCTCTATAAAAACTTCTTCCTCTATTTTTCATGATAAGAGCCTACCCCTGATTTTCGGGCTTCTTCCTCATCTTATCATTGAGTAGGATGGCTGATGTGACCTCCTTTAAATTGATGGTATCTCTACCATGCAGGATGGTTGCTGCCAAATTATCatacgaagatggcaacgagtttaGAAGCATGATATTCTTATCTACTTCAATGATTGTTTCTCCAAGGTTTGCCAGTTGCGTGATTAATCCATTGAACATATTTAAATAGGACAAGAAATTTGTACCTTCACTCATATGGATTGCATAAAGTTGCTTTCTCAAAAACAACTTGTTTGTTAaagatttggacatgtatagactTTCTAGTCGTTTCCAAATACCACATGCACTATTTTCATCCCCGACATTATTGAGTACTTCATCGGACAAGTGCAGTCTGATTGCACTAGCCGTCTTCTTATCCATGTCTGCACATTCCTTGTGTTTCATGGTTTCCGGCTTTGCCTCTTTTCTATCTAGTGCAATGTCCAACccttgttggatgagcaggtccttcatccttctttgccatatgGAGAAACCGTCATTACCGTTGAATCTTGTTACTTCATACTTTACTCCTGACATTTTTTTTTGTCACAAAGTAAAATTGACTGTAAATAATATTTCTGTGAATGAACAGAACCTGTGCTCTGATATCAGTTGTTGGGAAAATTAACCCCcatagaaataatattcacggtatacGACTGTAATAAATGCGGATTACTAAAATATTATAACCAACAgtaataataagagaaacaaggacaccgagatttttacgtggaaaacccttctGAATAAGGGAAAAACTATGGCCCTAGAGGAGCAACTGATTTTACTATAGCGAGAATTTTACAATTTGTGgtaccgagtaaaatactccaagaccactaaacactcaaaagaaataacctttttttgatttttttacttCACTACAATACCGCTCAAACTCTCTATATTTTTGCTCACAGAGTATTTTGCTTCTTACTCTGTAAATCACTCTCTTTctctttgttttggtgtgatTACAAATAAAGGTAGAGACACCTATTTATAGGTGAAAAATGCACATATTGATGTATGCAATGACATCAATATTCACTTCAAAAGCTAGTTGCCCAAATTGAACTTCTAACTTAGTTGGCTTGACAAAACCAAAAGGAAGCTTCATCTTCTTTCACATGGACCATGGAATGGACCCAATAGAAGGGTTGCAATgaggtgtgatgtagacaactTGTACTAATGGAAGCATCAACGACAAATTCAATAACTTGAACTCGTGACTTATAGGTCACATGAAGACGACGTTACGTTACTCTAAGGCTCCCCTTCGCATAGTATATTTAACCTTCAATTaaatcaaatatatgattttagtCCTTCAAACTAATTACTGCTAATTTTTCGTTTTGTAATTACGAAAATGACCATGAGAAATCCTATTTTTTGGTGAttgagaagcaaaaaaaaaatctaaaatttaataCTAAAACAGCAAAACAAATAGATCGAATGGCTTAAGTTCTAATTGATGCCCAACAAGAAGCAAAGTATACCGCACATCGGAGGAATGCGGTAATTATGATCAGCTTGACAGAATAGGAAGACGAAGAAgttattaaatttgtgtttaAAACTGTATCTAATAGTATAATCGATTTTTTTTAATCCTTTTGTCAGCAATCAGAGTTGAATTTTAAAAAtgcaattccttaattaaattttatattttattctttaACAATTTCAAACTCACAAAAGAGGACGGAAAGTAATGAGCAAATTCCAAATAAAAACAATTGGTCAATTAGCTTTAGATATTAAAATTACACATTACGTATAACTGAAAGTTAAATGCGCTCAGTTGAATTATATCAATAAACATAATTTCAAAAACAATTCTCAAACTCAAAATCGATAAAATCAGGAATACCTATAACATTATTCAGTGAAAAAAATTTCATTAAAGAATATGGTTTGCCACAATTTCCCTCTTATTTCCTTATTCTAAACCTACATTTGAGCAAAATCCGGTGAAAAAGGCCTTATTCAATCTTCACTACTAGGATCAAGAGTCGCCACCACTCCCACTCCATAGCCTTGACCAGCTCCGCCACCAAAACCACTCCCGCCGTCTTCACCACCGCCTCCTCCGCCACCGCCACCACCTCCTCCATTGCTACCTGATCCACTACCCCAGCCAATTCCAAACCCCTGACCAGATCCACCATGcacacctcctcctcctccaccacCGCCACCGCCGCCGCCGGCATTGCCTGAGCCACTAAAAAAGCCAGATCCACCTCCAATTCCCCAACCGGTTCCACCATCTGAACCTCCTCCTCCCCCGCCGCCGCCTCCACCCCCGCCGCCGGCAACATTTCCGATAATTTGGTCAATTCCGCCAAAGCCGAGGATGTTTCCGGATGGAAACTGTAGAAGCTTCCTTGCATATGTTGTTTGCATAAAAACACACACAATACATAAAAGAGCCAACCTGCTACTCATCTTTGCACTTGCCACTGCACCATAAATAACACAGCTCAGTTAGTACTGTTCAAAAAGTGCAAGAAATTCtttagaaaaagaaataaaataagttCCTATGGCAAAATCACAATTTCATCTTATTGCAGTTACTGATGATGCGCAATAAGTTGGAGTCCGATATacaaatcatttttttttttgggtttaaaCTCAACTCACACAatccaaataaaaataaaatgtttaAACACTATTTGATGATGTGCGCATTCCATTATATCTTGTCAAGTAGAAAACATTAACTGTAATAAACACTATAGTTACTACAGAAAGTAGAAAGATAAATGTAATTATGTTGCATTTAGCAGTAATATAAGCAACATTAACAACAAAGAAGAAAATGGCTTCTTACTTGGCTCTTCTCGTATAAGTGTTTTGCACTGAAATGACCTCTGAGAAGAGCTGTAAGCAATTGGATGAATAATTTGAGATGTTTAGGACGAGCTTAAATACTATAGAGTAGTGGTAACGTAACAGTATATGGTTAGGGATTGTTAATGAAAGTAATTAATATATCACATTTACAAAATGGAAACGCTAGAAGCATAGAACTGAATGTGATTAAGAAGACATACATACGTAATGGTAATTAATTGTGAAAGGAAAAACTTACATGTTCTATTAGACATTATGTTTTAGCTATAAATAAATTAAGTATGAATAATGGTTCAAATATTTCTTAATCTATTTCGTGTTACAAATATTAGAATAATATATGATGAATTAGAACCATCTCTATCAAGATGACCGACACATTCTCTGTATTAGGGTtgtacaaagaaaatcgataaatcgCACCAAACCAATAATCTGAGTCAAACACGGAAAAAATCCGATtgtggtttggtattggaaaaaaaattcaaccataattggtttggtttggtttgctTTGGTTTTAACTCAAAAAAAGTCAAAtcgaaatcaaaccaacccgatagcatatttatacaatttttaaaaatattttatacatatacttttttattctaatataatttataaatattttgttATTAAAGTTTTTCACAATTTTAtctttaacgtattatttcaagtttagcccataaatgtagtaactcaaacaaagttcaaatcaatactaatgctaacaaaagaaattcaattcaacactaggaaAGTAGGAATGatgatagtgttggatatctattttttagttttatattggtttataataaaaatgcataacttaatttatcttttttttagTGCTTAATTACGTAATTAAtaatacttattagctatacttattttagcatgatatatatagtatttttagattttgttgattttcattatggcttattaattagcaatatttgctatatgcaattttattatctttgttattgaatattttagtataaagctatgacttatctcatattattgtgttattttcttggaaaatacattatatagttgtattactaaagaaatatttagagcacaagttacatattttgtgctatgaaTACTTTACCTGGAAAAAAACTCGAAAACCCGAAGAGAACCGAAAAATTCGAGAAAATCCAAGATTGAAAAATCCgactttattggtttggtttatagatttaaaaattcgaaccaacccgacctatgtacacccctattATGTACTATCAATAGGATGAATTATAACAGGTCACAAACTCATACTCCAGAAATACATAAACAAAAAAATTCCACGATTGAACTACCAGAAGAAAATAGAATGCACTAGAAATTGGAGCTCTAAATGATTCATTTTGGACTCAAAAGCAAGTACTTTGCGGTTTTTATAGATCTAATTCATTGAAATTCCATCCAATAAAACAGAAgaattataaatatttaaaataatagaTAGAAATACCGCAAATAAGGCTATTGCGACACCTATCAAAGGAGTAGTAGCTCTCCACCCGGAGCTACTTTATCATATTTCGAATATAATGGTGTGATGATTCTTGCTCGTGGTTGTTTGGTTTATGGTTCAGTCATGTgaagaaaaaattatatttggttTAGGGTTTCTTAAGTTTCTCCCCTCACTTTAATAACTGAAAATTGTCATTCCCCACTCCCTTTCTTTCTTTGAaattggagagtttaatttaacgGAGTAAAGGATTAGCTTATTTGATGAGCTTCTTAACTTGTTTACAGTTTTGAATATAATCTTGTAAATCCAAATTGTTATAGCTTGTTTGACCAAGCTGAAAAAATtagtttattttgagaagtacttttttcaaaagtgcttttcgaaAAAATACTTTCGGAgaaaaacagtttgtgtttgactaattaatttgaaaaatacttttgaacaataatttgtgtttgaccaaacttttcaaaaagcGCTTTTAAGTGTCAAATTACAAATAAGGATATGAAGAGatttatttaatagttaatattatataaatagataaataattgtaaatattttatattaaagataataattaagcttttttattttatttatgtaaaatataaaaataaatttgaaaagaaCTTTATTttttcaagataatttaaatatatcaaaaaatcattcaataaatatgaaagttcatcccaaaagttattttatattacttaatagtttaaactaagtaaggttattttggtatatacaatATTTTGCAAAGAGTATTTTTTgtaggaagaaaagtcaaaactgcttttgcttctgcttttggggagaaactacttttttctgcttattCAAAATTGATTCTGCTTCTAGCCAAAAGCATTTTCCCCCcaaaaaagcttggtcaaacacctcaAATTGAGGGAAAAAGCACCAGGGCCGGCTATAGGATAAAGCGTCTAAAGCAAATGCTTGAGGCCCCCAAATTTTGGGGGCCGAGGGGGGCATTTTTTTAATACCAAAATAGGTTTATATGCTGTTTTAGGAAAATAATGAGTAGTTTTTACCTTAaaaattagatatttttttataaaaggaAAGAATAGATGTCTAACTAATTGAAGTGAGCGTAATACTTTTTATAAATGTGAATTTCTTTCAAACTTTTTTTTGTATGAATAAAAAATCTAACAAGTGAAATTATTATATTTCACTTTTTACCCATTTTTTTATCAGAAAATATGTAGTACTAAATCATATTTTTACACTAttcatttttgtcacgacccaatttttcctccgtgtgacgtcgtgacggcacctagtctctacaactaggtaagcctaacaccttgcggaataatgaaataaaaatataaatttaaccaactattcaaaaaaaatacacaacaatccccaaaacccggaatatcgtgaatcacaaactatagaaggaaaagtctagtgtctctatacatcaaaatctaacaaggaagatacagaaaataatggacatgagaaagagtagaaggggactccgaggtctgcggacgcggtagatgtaccttaaagtctccaaagttgtcccgactcactgatagtgcggctgataaggtgcacctagatctgcacacacaaaaataaatgtgcagagagtagcatgagtacaccataatggtacccaataagtgccaatcctaacctcagtcgagtagtgacgaggtcaggtcaaggccctaccggaataaatataataaattaaacagtaaaagatataagtaaaatttatggtaatacaattaaagaaattctcgaaaatttaacagttaaaggAGCCCTCGACTCAGAACAAAGTAAGCACAATGGGAAATCTCCCGGGATGCCGTCCCATAGTTACGAATAAAAatgcagtacaggggatctcccgaagtacgtccgtagtcccaaagtaaatatgtagtgctgggggatctcccggaatacgtttgtagtcccaatttaaatatgcaatgctggaggatctcccggaatacgtctgtagtcccaaagtaaatatacagtactgggggatctcccggaatatgtctgtagtcccaatttaaatatgcaatgcaagatacaATGACAGGTATGGCCTCAaattatacagtttatactaatcacagataaggaaaatagggatttaactaagcgtGGCGCACAAAatatcaattaggcagttaaaacacgtaagcatgcttttctagtctaaactaaataattaaatattattagtGCAATTCAATAAGAGAAatcatttatgatttaaaaaggataaacaagatttttgcaataatagcatgtgtacgtaatcatcacctcacgtacacggtgcccacacaccaaataacatcaaaatatcctaaggggaaagttcccaacacaaggttaggcaagccacttacctcgaaccaacctcaatcaatcggtcacaatgcctttcccacgaatatccggctccgaatggcccaaatctagccaaaagcaattacatatcacaaatacaaccataatagactcatctaattaatgaaatcaacactttaacaaaaattatgaaattaactcaaaaattgcatgtggggcccacgtctcgaaatcgggtaaaagtcacaaaatacgaacactcattcactcacgagtctaaccatataaaaattactcaaattcgacaacaaatcccctttcaaaactcgaaatctttgttgaagaagttcttccaattttttcccaatttcaaccccaaattccaaaattaaatgatgaaatcaaccatagattagtggaatataaccataaaagagttaagaatcgttacccaatcgatatctctgaaaatccttcaatacctcg of Nicotiana tomentosiformis chromosome 7, ASM39032v3, whole genome shotgun sequence contains these proteins:
- the LOC104111069 gene encoding putative glycine-rich cell wall structural protein 1 isoform X2; translated protein: MASAKMSSRLALLCIVCVFMQTTYARKLLQFPSGNILGFGGIDQIIGNVAGGGGGGGGGGGGGSDGGTGWGIGGGSGFFSGSGNAGGGGGGGGGGGGVHGGSGQGFGIGWGSGSGSNGGGGGGGGGGGGEDGGSGFGGGAGQGYGVGVVATLDPSSED
- the LOC104111069 gene encoding putative glycine-rich cell wall structural protein 1 isoform X1; protein product: MASAKMSSRLALLCIVCVFMQTTYARKLLQFPSGNILGFGGIDQIIGNVAGGGGGGGGGGGGGSDGGTGWGIGGGSGFFSGSGNAGGGGGGGGGGGGVHGGSGQGFGIGWGSGSGSNGGGGGGGGGGGGEDGGSGFGGGAGQGYGVGVVATLDPSSED